One window from the genome of Synergistaceae bacterium encodes:
- a CDS encoding ATP-binding cassette domain-containing protein translates to MNEETCLLEMKGIDKAFPGIKALDQVNLRLDSGTIHALMGENGAGKSTLMKCLFGIYKADAGEILVEGRPVHFSGPKEAMEAGVSMVHQELNQVLKRSVMENIWLGRFPKRYGFVSHRKMFDRTKAIFDELAIKINPRTLVGKLSVSQRQMVEIAKAVSYAAKILVLDEPTSSLANEEVEHLFRIINKLRADGVGIIYISHRMEEILRISDKVTIMRDGKWIGTEPASSLTVDKIIKMMVGRDLTHRFPPKINTPGEDLLTVRELSGRYAPTCQDVSFTLRKGEILGVAGLVGSRRTELLETIFGIAHHSKGTITKNGIPINNRNSSDAIRNGFAMLTEERRATGIFSGLDIIFNSIIANLNSYKRHGFLSSKRISKDTKWVIDSLKVKTPAQKTYIRNLSGGNQQKVIIGRWLLTNPEVLLLDEPTRGIDVGAKAEIYQLIINLAAEGKGIIVVSSEMPELLGISDRIMVMSGGRLAGILDAAVATQEEIMRLAAKYV, encoded by the coding sequence ATGAACGAAGAAACCTGTCTCCTCGAAATGAAAGGCATTGACAAGGCTTTTCCTGGAATCAAGGCTCTGGATCAGGTGAATTTACGCCTTGACTCCGGCACGATTCACGCGCTTATGGGAGAAAACGGGGCCGGGAAATCGACTTTGATGAAATGCCTGTTCGGGATATACAAAGCCGATGCCGGAGAGATTCTTGTGGAAGGCAGACCGGTCCATTTCAGCGGACCCAAGGAGGCCATGGAAGCCGGGGTCTCCATGGTGCATCAGGAACTCAACCAAGTGCTCAAGCGCAGCGTAATGGAGAATATCTGGCTCGGACGTTTCCCCAAACGCTACGGATTCGTGAGTCACCGAAAAATGTTCGACCGCACGAAGGCCATCTTCGACGAGCTCGCGATAAAGATAAATCCCCGCACTCTTGTTGGTAAGCTGAGCGTGTCTCAACGCCAGATGGTGGAAATAGCGAAAGCCGTCTCTTACGCCGCCAAAATTCTAGTGCTCGACGAACCGACGAGTTCCCTTGCCAATGAGGAAGTCGAACATCTTTTCAGAATAATAAACAAACTTCGCGCTGACGGCGTGGGAATTATCTACATTTCGCACAGGATGGAAGAAATTCTAAGAATCTCCGACAAAGTGACGATCATGAGAGACGGCAAATGGATTGGAACCGAACCCGCCTCTAGCTTGACTGTGGATAAAATAATCAAGATGATGGTTGGGCGTGACCTCACTCACCGATTTCCTCCCAAAATAAATACTCCCGGCGAAGATTTGCTCACCGTGCGGGAATTATCGGGAAGGTATGCGCCTACCTGCCAAGATGTCAGCTTCACATTGCGTAAGGGTGAGATCCTGGGTGTAGCCGGGTTAGTTGGAAGCAGGCGGACGGAGCTGCTCGAAACGATCTTTGGGATTGCTCACCACTCCAAGGGGACCATCACCAAGAACGGTATTCCCATAAACAACAGAAATTCATCCGACGCGATACGCAACGGATTCGCGATGTTGACGGAAGAACGCCGGGCGACCGGTATATTTTCTGGTCTTGACATTATATTCAACTCCATTATAGCAAATCTAAACAGTTACAAACGCCACGGATTCCTGTCCAGCAAGCGAATCTCCAAGGATACAAAATGGGTGATAGATAGCCTCAAGGTGAAAACTCCGGCGCAGAAAACGTATATTCGCAACCTATCGGGTGGAAATCAGCAGAAAGTGATAATCGGTAGGTGGCTTCTGACGAATCCCGAAGTTCTGCTTTTGGACGAACCCACCCGTGGGATCGATGTAGGGGCCAAGGCCGAGATTTATCAGCTCATCATCAATCTTGCGGCCGAAGGCAAGGGCATCATCGTGGTTTCGTCCGAAATGCCCGAACTCCTTGGTATATCGGACAGAATAATGGTGATGTCCGGTGGGCGGCTCGCTGGCATACTCGACGCCGCGGTCGCCACTCAGGAGGAGATCATGCGTCTTGCCGCAAAGTATGTCTGA
- the secD gene encoding protein translocase subunit SecD, translating into MLRRDRTRLWIVVVVVVAALAYSWPIKGKINLGLDLEGGAHIVLQAKETDGNPLGDDGLDRLVAILRNRVDQYGVTEPIIQKSGEDRVIIDLPGVQDPSAALDLIGKTALLEFREVLDISESPPPVPVRGNYDNDEQFVRAQERWNAAVENAKNAGTRFAERAKDIEGAIVSSGEDEGASRFFLLSNTLVAGKDLKDAYANFDQWGQMGVSISFNDEGAQAFEEATGRLVARRLAIVLDGVTISAPQVQGRIAGGNAQITGRFSQEEATRLSIMLKAGALPVNVEVAENRSVGPSLGADSIRQGIQAGLIGAGLVFVFMLIYYRFNGLAADIALMVTILLVFTGLIAFNATLTLPGIAGIILTIGMAVDGNVLIYERIKEERRAGKTPLAALDAGFRKALVTILDSNITTLIAAVVLFYFGTGSVRGFGVTLSIGLVASVFSNVVVTRAILQLVMGSKQHALKQS; encoded by the coding sequence ATGCTTCGAAGAGACCGTACGCGGTTGTGGATCGTTGTGGTTGTAGTCGTGGCTGCTTTGGCGTACTCCTGGCCAATCAAGGGAAAGATCAATCTGGGACTCGACTTGGAGGGTGGAGCCCACATCGTTCTTCAAGCCAAAGAGACGGACGGCAACCCGTTAGGAGATGACGGACTCGACCGCCTGGTGGCTATCTTACGCAACCGCGTGGACCAGTACGGGGTCACTGAACCTATCATTCAGAAAAGCGGGGAAGACCGCGTCATCATTGATTTGCCCGGCGTTCAAGATCCCTCCGCGGCCTTGGACCTGATCGGTAAGACGGCGCTTCTCGAATTTCGCGAGGTTCTGGATATTAGCGAGTCGCCGCCTCCTGTTCCGGTTCGGGGGAATTACGACAACGACGAGCAGTTCGTTCGGGCTCAAGAGCGGTGGAACGCGGCTGTGGAAAACGCGAAAAACGCGGGAACTCGCTTTGCAGAGCGCGCCAAAGACATCGAGGGGGCCATCGTTTCCTCCGGTGAGGATGAAGGGGCTTCTCGCTTTTTCCTGTTGAGTAATACTTTGGTGGCGGGGAAGGATTTGAAGGACGCTTATGCCAACTTCGACCAGTGGGGTCAGATGGGTGTTTCCATCTCCTTCAACGACGAGGGGGCTCAAGCCTTCGAGGAGGCCACAGGACGCTTGGTGGCTCGTCGATTGGCCATCGTCCTGGATGGAGTCACGATATCGGCTCCGCAGGTGCAGGGCCGCATCGCTGGAGGCAACGCTCAAATCACGGGGCGTTTTTCTCAAGAAGAGGCAACGCGTCTATCGATCATGCTGAAAGCGGGTGCCTTGCCGGTGAACGTGGAGGTCGCGGAAAACCGCTCCGTGGGCCCCAGTTTAGGAGCTGATTCCATTCGCCAAGGCATTCAAGCCGGTTTAATCGGCGCGGGACTGGTCTTCGTTTTTATGTTAATCTACTACCGTTTCAATGGGTTAGCGGCAGATATAGCTCTTATGGTGACAATTTTGTTGGTTTTTACCGGGCTGATCGCTTTCAATGCGACTTTGACGCTTCCTGGCATCGCGGGTATCATTTTGACCATCGGTATGGCGGTGGATGGCAATGTTTTGATTTATGAACGCATCAAAGAGGAACGCAGGGCGGGCAAGACACCTCTGGCGGCGTTGGACGCGGGTTTCCGTAAAGCGCTGGTGACCATTTTGGATTCCAATATCACGACTTTAATAGCGGCTGTGGTTTTGTTCTACTTTGGCACAGGCTCGGTCCGGGGATTTGGCGTGACCCTGTCCATCGGCCTGGTGGCCAGTGTTTTTTCCAACGTGGTGGTGACTCGGGCCATCCTACAGCTTGTTATGGGCTCCAAACAACATGCCTTGAAGCAAAGCTAA
- a CDS encoding amino acid ABC transporter ATP-binding protein has product MINIQRLTKSFDAQTLVLKDINLNVTKGSIVVIIGPSGTGKSTLLRCLNYLTPPTSGLITIGSTTVDAKRHTKKDIVELRKHSSMVFQNYNLFKNKTAKQNIMEALLTVLKKPRKEAENIALELLAKVGMLDRKDFYPSKLSGGQQQRVGIARALAVNPDVLLFDEPTSALDPELVSEVLATIRRVAEEGITMLLVTHEIQFARQIATRVLFMDDGRIAADGSPEEILDAPMDPRLRQFLQH; this is encoded by the coding sequence GTGATTAATATTCAGCGTTTGACAAAATCCTTCGACGCGCAAACTTTGGTGCTGAAAGATATTAACCTGAACGTGACGAAGGGCTCGATAGTGGTTATTATCGGCCCCTCTGGAACAGGCAAATCCACGCTGCTGAGGTGCCTGAATTATTTAACGCCGCCAACTTCGGGGCTCATCACCATCGGCTCCACGACGGTGGATGCGAAACGTCACACTAAAAAAGACATCGTGGAGTTGCGGAAACATTCCTCAATGGTTTTTCAGAATTACAACCTCTTTAAGAACAAGACCGCAAAGCAAAATATTATGGAGGCTTTGCTCACCGTATTGAAAAAACCGAGGAAGGAAGCCGAGAATATCGCTTTGGAGTTGCTTGCCAAGGTCGGTATGCTGGATCGAAAAGACTTTTACCCTTCCAAACTCTCCGGTGGACAACAACAACGTGTGGGAATCGCGCGGGCGTTGGCTGTCAATCCAGATGTATTGCTGTTTGACGAACCGACATCCGCGCTGGATCCCGAACTTGTGAGCGAAGTGCTCGCTACCATACGAAGGGTCGCCGAGGAAGGGATAACGATGCTACTGGTGACCCATGAAATTCAATTCGCGCGGCAGATTGCCACTCGAGTGCTTTTCATGGACGATGGACGGATCGCCGCGGACGGATCGCCTGAAGAAATTCTCGATGCTCCTATGGACCCCAGGCTTCGGCAGTTTCTCCAACATTGA
- a CDS encoding branched-chain amino acid aminotransferase, translating into MNISFQKATELKNKPTDESALGFGAIFTDHMFIMEYEKGKGWFDPKIQPYQNLSLDPASVVLHYGQEIFEGLKAYRSAENDILLFRAKDNALRLNQSAERMCMPPIDPNETVEAVRAIVDLERDWVPRSSGTSLYLRPTMIATDSTLGVHPSHRYLFYILCSPSGAYYPRGLAPIRIYVEDRYVRAVKGGTGYAKTGGNYAASLKAADLAAQKGCEQVLWLDGAERKYVEEVGSMNMMFIIDGKLCTAALEGTILPGITRDSILTLAREMGLPTEERKIGVEELLQAAKTGALQEAFGSGTAAVVSPVGELFYKDERVVVGGGEIGSWTKKLYDTLTDIQWGRAKDTHGWITKV; encoded by the coding sequence GTGAATATTTCTTTTCAAAAAGCCACCGAGCTGAAAAACAAACCGACGGACGAGAGCGCTCTGGGGTTCGGAGCAATTTTCACTGACCACATGTTCATTATGGAATACGAGAAAGGCAAAGGATGGTTTGACCCAAAAATTCAACCTTACCAGAACCTCTCTCTCGACCCCGCCTCGGTGGTCCTTCACTATGGGCAAGAGATATTCGAGGGGCTCAAGGCTTATCGCTCAGCGGAAAACGACATTTTGCTTTTCCGGGCCAAGGACAACGCTCTCAGGCTCAATCAAAGCGCGGAGCGCATGTGTATGCCCCCCATCGACCCCAATGAAACGGTAGAGGCAGTGCGGGCTATCGTGGATTTAGAGCGTGACTGGGTGCCTCGAAGTTCCGGCACATCCCTTTACCTTCGTCCGACCATGATCGCCACCGATTCGACATTGGGCGTTCATCCCTCGCACAGGTATCTTTTTTACATACTCTGCTCCCCTTCGGGCGCTTATTACCCCCGAGGCCTGGCACCGATTCGCATCTATGTGGAGGATCGCTACGTGCGCGCCGTCAAAGGAGGCACAGGATACGCCAAAACGGGAGGCAACTACGCGGCCAGCCTGAAGGCCGCGGATCTGGCCGCTCAGAAGGGCTGCGAGCAGGTTCTCTGGCTGGATGGGGCTGAGCGTAAGTACGTGGAGGAGGTCGGCTCCATGAACATGATGTTCATCATCGACGGTAAATTGTGCACCGCGGCCCTGGAGGGCACGATTCTCCCAGGCATCACCCGTGACTCCATCCTGACCTTGGCCCGAGAAATGGGGTTGCCCACGGAAGAGCGTAAAATAGGGGTTGAAGAACTGCTTCAAGCCGCGAAAACCGGCGCGCTTCAGGAGGCCTTCGGTTCCGGCACCGCGGCGGTGGTTTCCCCTGTGGGAGAACTATTTTATAAGGATGAGCGGGTCGTGGTCGGGGGAGGAGAGATCGGCTCCTGGACGAAAAAGCTGTATGATACTCTTACCGATATTCAATGGGGCCGCGCCAAGGACACCCACGGCTGGATAACGAAGGTGTAA
- the mglC gene encoding galactose/methyl galactoside ABC transporter permease MglC, whose product MADLAESSKWKEWLLNYSLYIILGVLIIAVVVYEPRFLSTRNLSNILAQASTRGILALGVAGMIVYTGTDLSAGRILGVSAAISASLLQSVTYASRMYPSITEPLPLVIPLLLAMLAAIVFCMINAFGFAVLKMHPFIISLGTQLVAYGVLCLYIDSQANGAQPLASLDPRYISAVNGSFDLGFMNLPYLVVYFAICAVVMWVIWNKTTLGKNMFAIGGNPEAAAVSGVNVTRNILGVYFVAGILYGIAAFLEAGRVQSVTTATGLNYELDAISGCVIGGVSFTGGVGTIPGVLIGVIILQVINYSLYFLGVNAYYQYIIKGLIIILAVAIDVRKYIAKK is encoded by the coding sequence TTGGCCGATTTAGCCGAGAGTTCCAAATGGAAAGAATGGCTTCTCAATTACTCACTTTATATTATACTCGGAGTTTTGATAATAGCGGTGGTTGTGTACGAGCCGAGATTTCTCTCGACGAGGAACCTCAGCAATATTTTGGCACAGGCGTCAACCAGGGGAATATTGGCGCTTGGCGTAGCTGGAATGATCGTTTACACCGGAACGGACCTCTCCGCGGGACGCATACTGGGAGTGAGCGCCGCAATATCGGCTTCTCTGCTTCAGAGCGTCACCTACGCCTCCCGCATGTATCCGAGCATAACGGAACCGCTTCCTCTCGTAATCCCCCTGCTGCTTGCCATGTTGGCGGCGATAGTTTTCTGCATGATCAATGCCTTTGGTTTTGCGGTGCTAAAGATGCATCCTTTCATCATATCCCTGGGCACTCAGCTCGTTGCCTATGGAGTGCTGTGCCTCTACATCGACAGCCAGGCTAACGGGGCGCAGCCGCTCGCCAGCCTGGACCCCAGATATATCAGCGCGGTGAACGGTTCATTCGACCTTGGATTCATGAACCTACCTTATCTGGTGGTGTACTTCGCTATATGTGCTGTGGTGATGTGGGTGATTTGGAATAAGACGACTCTTGGCAAAAACATGTTCGCGATAGGGGGCAACCCTGAAGCGGCGGCGGTTTCCGGTGTCAACGTGACGCGCAACATTTTGGGGGTGTATTTCGTGGCGGGTATCCTCTACGGAATCGCCGCGTTCCTCGAAGCCGGAAGAGTCCAGAGCGTGACGACAGCGACGGGACTGAACTACGAACTCGACGCGATAAGCGGATGCGTGATAGGCGGAGTGTCTTTTACAGGCGGAGTTGGAACCATTCCTGGTGTTCTGATAGGGGTTATCATACTTCAGGTCATCAATTACAGTCTCTACTTCCTTGGGGTCAATGCTTATTATCAGTACATTATCAAGGGACTGATCATTATACTGGCGGTTGCCATAGACGTGCGCAAGTACATAGCCAAAAAGTAG
- a CDS encoding 4-deoxy-4-formamido-L-arabinose-phosphoundecaprenol deformylase: MSCEVSLKIDVDTLKGYLEGVPCLLDVLGQRKIKASIFFSMGPDNSGKAVRRIFRKGFLAKMLRTQAPSTYGLKTLFYGTLLTAPMIVSSKPDILKRAVDEGHDCGIHCWDHVLWQDRLLKMPREKIRGELSKAMNLFSQVTGVLPKSSAAPGWQVSSNSLTVQDELGFDYCSDIRGVKPFYPRMNGMAFRTLQVPSTLPTLDELWGTKGMTDIEAVNDKYLDLLEPGLNVYTLHAEMEGGSRNDVFARFLDCCIAGEIEFPTLRDVASRSKNSSSADVEMSEIFGRAGKVAVQKAH, encoded by the coding sequence ATGAGTTGCGAAGTGAGCCTCAAAATAGATGTGGACACTCTAAAGGGATACTTAGAGGGCGTGCCTTGCCTTTTGGACGTTTTGGGTCAGAGAAAGATCAAAGCCTCGATTTTTTTCTCGATGGGGCCAGATAATTCTGGAAAGGCGGTTCGCCGTATTTTTCGCAAGGGTTTCCTTGCAAAGATGTTACGTACCCAGGCTCCCAGCACTTATGGATTGAAGACTCTTTTTTACGGCACGCTTCTCACGGCTCCCATGATCGTTTCCTCGAAACCTGACATTTTGAAGCGCGCCGTGGACGAGGGACACGATTGTGGTATTCACTGTTGGGACCACGTTTTATGGCAGGATCGTTTGTTGAAGATGCCCAGGGAGAAGATTCGAGGAGAGTTATCTAAAGCCATGAATCTTTTTTCGCAGGTAACGGGTGTTTTACCTAAAAGTTCCGCCGCTCCAGGCTGGCAGGTTTCCTCTAACAGTCTGACAGTACAAGATGAGTTGGGGTTCGATTATTGCAGTGACATCAGAGGGGTGAAACCCTTTTATCCTCGAATGAACGGCATGGCCTTCCGCACGTTGCAGGTTCCGTCTACCCTGCCCACGCTGGACGAGTTGTGGGGCACGAAGGGAATGACGGACATAGAGGCCGTCAACGACAAGTATCTGGATCTGCTGGAGCCAGGCTTGAACGTGTATACCCTACACGCGGAAATGGAGGGCGGCAGCAGAAACGATGTTTTCGCCCGTTTTCTGGATTGCTGTATCGCGGGAGAGATCGAGTTCCCTACACTGAGGGACGTGGCATCGCGATCCAAGAACTCTAGTTCAGCGGATGTTGAAATGTCGGAAATCTTTGGACGGGCGGGCAAGGTAGCCGTTCAAAAAGCGCATTAA
- the yajC gene encoding preprotein translocase subunit YajC, with product MAEQTTPAVSPCGAPSGGSGEGGAQGGGAQSWSGVIFSLAIFVVIFYFFVLRPQRKRQKQQESLISGIARGDQVITIGGFLGTVREVRDDTFMVEIAEGVRVRILKSAIQTKRVSTSVLEEKKD from the coding sequence ATGGCGGAACAGACGACGCCGGCGGTGTCTCCCTGTGGAGCGCCCAGTGGCGGAAGCGGAGAAGGCGGAGCCCAAGGGGGCGGCGCTCAGAGTTGGTCGGGGGTGATTTTCTCACTTGCGATATTTGTTGTCATCTTTTACTTTTTTGTTCTCAGACCTCAACGTAAACGCCAGAAACAACAGGAATCTCTCATAAGCGGAATCGCCAGGGGAGATCAGGTCATTACGATCGGGGGATTTCTGGGAACGGTGCGCGAGGTTCGAGATGACACCTTTATGGTCGAGATCGCAGAGGGGGTACGAGTTCGCATTCTAAAATCTGCCATACAGACGAAACGCGTTTCGACGTCTGTCCTCGAGGAAAAGAAAGACTGA
- a CDS encoding galactose ABC transporter substrate-binding protein has translation MESSKRKRRLGSFVCMYLAVMFIFVFAFTSKAAMAATPKIGILIYKYDDTYISTVRNALNKSLNGKAEITMQDGKGDQATQNDQVDVMIERGMDGLIVNMVDAQAAAGVVNKIKAAGIPVVFFNREPDLNMLKTYEKAVFVGTNAADAGKMQGDIVKRLWDANKAFDINNDGAFQYVMFKGEPDNPEAIARTEFSVKQAEENGVKLAQVGETFVCNWDTALAQQAMESALAANEGKIELVIANNDAMAMGAIAALSNIGYNVEGGSKFIPVIGVDATDQAVDAIKRGIMSATVKQDGEAMGVAVSAIILNMAGGKAPFEGTSYQYDESGIAVRIPYSPYLGE, from the coding sequence ATGGAATCCAGTAAGCGTAAGCGGCGTCTTGGGTCTTTCGTCTGCATGTACCTCGCGGTCATGTTCATATTCGTATTCGCATTCACATCTAAGGCGGCAATGGCGGCTACTCCGAAAATTGGCATCCTCATTTACAAATATGACGATACTTACATTTCAACCGTTCGCAACGCCTTGAACAAGTCGCTCAATGGCAAGGCCGAAATAACGATGCAGGATGGAAAGGGCGACCAGGCCACCCAGAACGACCAGGTTGACGTCATGATCGAACGCGGAATGGACGGTTTGATCGTAAACATGGTTGACGCTCAGGCCGCAGCGGGAGTCGTCAACAAGATCAAGGCGGCGGGAATCCCAGTTGTATTCTTCAATCGCGAACCTGACCTGAACATGTTGAAAACTTACGAAAAAGCAGTGTTCGTAGGCACTAACGCCGCAGATGCCGGTAAGATGCAGGGCGACATAGTAAAGCGTCTTTGGGACGCGAACAAGGCATTCGACATCAACAACGACGGCGCGTTTCAGTACGTCATGTTCAAAGGTGAGCCCGACAACCCCGAAGCCATAGCCCGCACCGAGTTTAGCGTGAAGCAGGCTGAAGAAAACGGCGTTAAGCTGGCGCAAGTCGGTGAAACCTTTGTCTGCAACTGGGACACGGCTTTAGCTCAACAGGCGATGGAATCGGCACTTGCTGCCAACGAGGGCAAGATCGAGCTTGTCATAGCCAATAACGATGCAATGGCGATGGGCGCGATAGCGGCCCTCTCCAACATAGGCTATAACGTCGAGGGCGGCAGTAAGTTTATACCGGTGATTGGAGTCGACGCGACCGATCAGGCCGTGGACGCGATCAAAAGAGGTATCATGAGCGCCACTGTCAAACAGGACGGAGAGGCTATGGGCGTCGCGGTGTCCGCGATCATCCTCAATATGGCCGGGGGCAAGGCGCCTTTCGAAGGGACAAGCTATCAGTATGACGAGAGCGGTATAGCCGTCCGTATTCCGTATTCCCCATATTTGGGCGAATAA
- the secF gene encoding protein translocase subunit SecF, with protein MTFDRKFKFMERRVPAMMLSLVLVLGSLGLVAFKGLNLGIDFTGGNVVQVEFDKRPDVGEVREVVSSVVAAEAIIQDFGDKGIIIRTHEDTEESRGAVVEALQGRYTDVSVIGFEKVGPVVGQELRNQAFWGLMAALVAILIYITVRFQFRFAVVSVIPLIHDAVLALGFFSLTWMEISSSFIAAILTIVGYSLNNTIIILDRIRENWKDLGKQGIVDLVNLSITQTLSRTLNTTLTTLFPVLALCVWGGPVLAAFSYAMLMGIIVGTYSSIFVATGMIVEWWLRRPEGGK; from the coding sequence ATGACTTTCGACAGAAAGTTCAAGTTTATGGAGCGACGAGTGCCCGCTATGATGTTGAGTCTGGTGCTCGTTCTCGGAAGCCTGGGGTTGGTGGCCTTCAAGGGGCTGAACTTGGGGATTGATTTCACGGGCGGCAACGTGGTGCAAGTGGAGTTCGATAAGCGTCCCGACGTGGGAGAAGTGAGGGAGGTCGTTTCCTCTGTGGTGGCCGCGGAGGCGATAATCCAGGATTTCGGTGACAAAGGGATCATTATCCGAACGCACGAAGATACCGAGGAGAGCCGTGGAGCGGTTGTGGAGGCTCTTCAAGGACGTTATACAGACGTGAGCGTGATTGGGTTCGAAAAGGTGGGACCTGTGGTGGGGCAAGAGCTGCGTAATCAGGCTTTCTGGGGGCTGATGGCCGCCCTTGTCGCTATTTTGATCTATATCACGGTGCGCTTCCAGTTTCGCTTCGCGGTGGTGAGCGTCATTCCTTTGATTCACGACGCCGTGTTGGCTTTGGGATTTTTCAGTCTGACCTGGATGGAGATCTCTTCATCTTTCATCGCGGCGATTTTGACAATCGTGGGTTATTCTTTAAACAACACGATCATTATTCTCGACCGCATTCGTGAAAACTGGAAAGACCTGGGCAAGCAAGGCATTGTGGACCTGGTAAACTTATCCATCACTCAGACGCTCTCCCGCACGCTTAACACTACTTTGACGACGCTTTTTCCCGTTCTTGCCCTTTGCGTTTGGGGAGGTCCCGTTTTGGCCGCCTTCAGTTACGCAATGTTGATGGGTATCATCGTAGGTACCTACAGCTCCATTTTCGTGGCCACGGGTATGATTGTCGAGTGGTGGCTCCGCCGACCCGAGGGCGGAAAATAA